tatcTCCCACGACTGCGAAAGTacataagaaaatataatacaatgttaTGCATTTTTACTATGCCGCCATAATGGCCTTACTAaagggcctgaacccctgatccaGTGGACGGAAGGCAGGGGAGTTATCAAGTTCGCATTTGATGGAGAGGGCTTtctggacatcataaccatacaTTTAATTTACCCAAATATGTatggtattaaaaaagattttctacaTTTTCACTACATGGCTATATTTACCCCGCCCTTTGGCCCGAACCTCGaaccaggggccatgaatttcataattcaaCGAGAGGAtttcatgaacatcataaccatgcatgtAGTACTAGTTTTTCAcatatatatgggagtaaagaagattttctaaaatttaatacatattaaCTAAACAGCCATAATATGTAGACATTCGGGCATGAACTCCTGATCTAAGAGTAATTTCTGCAAAgaacttcatggacatcataaccatgcatttagtttgtCACAAATCAATATTGGAGTAGAGGAGAAGATTGTTTAGGATTTAATTCATCTTcaatatatggccatattgacccTACTCATGGCCTGAAGCCCTGGTCCAGGGGCCATGCGTTTTGCAATTTTGGCAGATGGCTTCACGGACATCATACCCATACCATTTAGTTTTTCCCACATTTGTGTGAGAATAACtttgtcctttttaaaaaacgCTCTTTAATATCGAGTAAGCTCATAACATAACAAACTACATGTTGgtatattaacaattttaaaagctttcCAACTAATGAAATTTATCTTCAAAATATAGATCATATTATATGCATTTTCCATCATCAGTTTTAAGTAATTCGAATCATCTGTGTACACAATTAACCGCAGCCAAATGAATGAAGGCTTACAATGCGTTTTCATTATAATGCAAAGCAATAATTTTTAGCTACAATGCTAGTCGACCTTTGCATACAGAGACTGATTTTTTTAACCCAGAAATATCCGaataattgttttcaaacacgTACTATATCGTATGTATTGTGCTTAATACATGTGGTGGGCAGATTTGACACTGGTTAGAAATATGTATGGCGTCTGTTTCATTGTTTAGCTGATTCAGTTTATAGGAATACCAAACACGCCAATAATCGGTTTTGTACGATAGTTTTATGCCAAAATGTAGGTAACATGTAACTGTACAGtactaaattaaaacaaacattatgATCGTAATTTACGACATCAATTCTGGCTTCTGTACGTTTTGTCCGTTATTCTACAAAGTGTGTGTAAAAGACAATGCAAAAGTGGTGTTTGTAATAATTTCCtattctttttttactttacgGTATGAATACGATTacgtttaaaacattatttctgTCCGATCGTTTTTACCATTTTAGCTACAAAATATCCGTAAGTCACCCGCTATATACTAAGGTAACCGTGTCAAAAAGTCGTAGATTTTATACGTTTTTGTCACGAATAGATTTTTGGTGAAGCAgatttgtttcctgaaataataTCCTTATTGTTGATTCCAATCAATTAAActaaaaacatgtatacataaacAGAATTCGCAACcaagatgttaaaaaaaaaaccaaaatgactGTTTATGTAATGATATACTCCGGCCAATGTgagttgaaaatttataaaacctgtgttaaatattacatatacatccttgcaatgaataaaaatatgaaaaatatgaactCAGATAATCCCGAAGCCTGACtatttaatgcaatttttaatcaattttgagaagaaaaacCCACACTGGTACTCCAGGAAAGAGAATATATTAGTTAGTCTTggggtataatttttttttactttgtacaTAACCACTACCGTACGTCAATAAGAAatcttccaattttttttcaacaagcaTGCTAATCGCTCCCAGTACTTTCGGTATTTTGATTCTAAAGGAGGCGTGAACTCAATCACGTGATGGTAACGCTAGACCAGGAAGTAAAAATACAAGGATCGTcatgttttgtaatttgttcACGAAGAAGTAGGGCACAACATGTAGTAAGTATTTGTAGTTAATTTATCGCAGAAAGCTGTCGTTTTGGTCTATAAAGGTTAAATATAACCTTTACATAATGATAAACGTAAAAACTAAATGTTGCGTAGCCCGGTCATAATCTAGGCCTAGAACACGGGGCACTTGTTTCTGCAATAAAGTTAACTGAATAACCGATAGTATAATAATACTCTATAGTATTGTAACGTGTTTGGGTCCGTAGATTTGGATAGATCCGTAATCAAGACAAtgatttaaaggggcatggtcacgattttggtccaattttattttttcgattttaatgtttacaatgcttcagtaaggcatttttaattggcaaccaaaatttgagggtcatttgttgagttataagcgagttacagagcttacaattcttctctatgtaaacaaagcgtttgtttacattttgaacgttgaagtaaaaattccagttttagacctcaaataaatgtgtttatcgttaggaactgtttatttatgcttaaaatgaataagaagatagacaaatcaggttgaaaaagattttttaatggtatattgaacctatgtaaacaaaaacaggacacgagccttgtttacatgacgaagaattgtgagccctgtatgttgcttaaaactcatcgactggcacccaaattttatttcaccattagaaatgcattcctaaagcatagtaaataataaaaacagacaaataaaatttgaccaaaatcgtgaccatacccctttaagaaaatgattgtatatatatatatatatatatatatatatatatatatatatatatatatatatatatatatatatatataaagcacaaacattgcaataactctcaaattgataTATACCTGCCCATggtgaatgataaagatatacataaagcacagagaaattcacctttttggagctccacctccgccccggccggggcttgaactaacgacctctggaacccattctcctagcagtgagcggccaccgcgctaaccactgggccatctaggcaagacaaaaatcttgctttcgatgacgaagggaaactagcgcgctggtcgctcagtacacggtcgtttgagacacaggtggaatgcagttaaacgacaatttgagaggatcgggaCGATATTGCAATAACCCTCAAATTGACATAAACCTGCCCATggtgaatgataaagatatacataaagcacagagaaattaaCCTTTTAGATATCTCGAACATGGGATATCTCGAATACCCCGGTTATGTCGAAGTCGGCCGCCGGTCCCGGCCGTTTTCcctatatatatgatttaaaaaactactgatatctcgaatacggTTATCTCGAATACCCCGCTTATGTCGAAATATGTTTACGGTCCcaataacaaattttacctGGGTTATCTCGAAGTGAAGTCAATTTTCCGGTCTGCTAATCGCACCCCGCATGTCGTGTCCTCGTTATTCTCGCCCGCGGCAATTCACACCTTTTCTCAAGACTGATAGTCTATTAACCCCACGCTTAGCCAGTGCAGCTATCGATGAAACGGTAATTGTTATAACAGCTTGGGTATATACTCCGGtgattgataaaacaaacaagTTCACAGCTCCCAAAAGTAAGCACCCCTAACATTACCGATAATATGAATAATGATGCACGCTACTTATAAAGCAAACAAGTTCACAGTCACTCAATTACCAAATAGCGCAGCGTAAATTATCGTATAATCGATATCGACGCATGATCAAAGTGAACTTCTACTTAATGAATaatataccaaaaatatatttaataacacACACTAAATCATGATAAATTACCAACGCGCtgatttaaatataacaaattttatttctaatgtgaacaaaaatcaaacaattaacaCATTTGTCTTTGGCTATAAAAGATGGTACAGAATTCTGTACATCATTCAACAACATGTCTCAAAACAGCAAAGACAAGCTCCCCACTCCCGGGCTGAAGTGCAAGCTAAAGACCCACACCATTGAAACAAAGTTTCAAGCCATTGCCGATGTCGAAAGAGGTATAGAAAGTAAAGCGGTCATCGCCAAGAAATacgagacccccccccccccccaacacccTGTTAACGTGGATAAAGAATGCCCAAAAGATCAAAGAAGCATATGAGCAGAGCACCTTCGGACCCCAGAGGAAGAAAATGAGGACAGCAGCCTACAAAGATACAGAAGAAGCCGTCCTCCAGTGGTTCAAGACAGCCAGGGACCAGAACGTGCCGTTGCCGATGGTACTGATGCTATGAAAGCTTGGGCCTCAAGCCTTCAGACCATCTTGGCGGAATACAGTCCCAGTGACATCTTCAATGCAGATGAAACTGGGTTGTTTTTCCGTCTTCTCCCCGATAAAACTCTCGAGTTTAAAGGGGTAGATTGTCACGGCGGTAAGAACAGTAAAGAGCGTGTTACTGTTATGGTGTGTTCAAACATGTCAGGTAATGAAAAGCTGCCATTTCTCGTAATCGGGAAGTCAAAGAAGCCGCGGTGCCAGTGATCGCGATGTGAATTAAAGACTGACGGTGTTCCATAATATCATCATGTGTGTTATGTGATTTGACAATAGTGTGAACgtgatttatttatattctgaaaagttgtatacatgtacattatgctTGTATGTTTGATTAactgttatttaaaataattgtaacgtttcatataaattcttatttaaGTGTATATGTGCAATGTCtataaatgtctataaataaaacatcgTTTCAATATTCCGTCTTTTTTTTTCGTTCATACCGGTTCTCAAATTATAGTGCATATAAGGACTTCCTGTGTTAACATGTCaggacaaaaacaaaaacgcTAATGGAGTCGAAGAATTTCGACTTCGGATATCTCGAACACCCGGATATCTCAAGGTTTTTCCGTGGTCCCCCTAACTTCGAGATATCGATATTtaactgtgtgtatatatatatatatatatatatatatatatatatatatatatatatatatatatatatatatatatatatatatatatatatatatataattttgtataactgtctgaagagccgacattcgcattctgttttatttatttaatttttgtaccaaggctttatttctctctctctctctctctctctctctctctctctctctctctctctctctctctctctctctctctctctctctctctctctatatatatatatatatatatatatatatatatatatataaaccgaTCAAGCAATAATTagtaaaatatttagatattgttAACAAGTACGACTCAGTATATACAGATATTTAGTCTTAGGATTATCTATCCTTAATTTATAAAGGCAAACAAATGTAATTAGGGTGACTGGGTATGTGTCCgggcaggtacatgtatgtatccgTAGGCACCTGTCCTATGCGAATACGGGTCTCGAATGTGTCCCGATCCAGAGATCTGTCCTGTACACAGATAGATCTCAACAGAAATTgtggaaataatataattaatttaacttAACTAAATACAATTCCCCAATTAAACAGTATACTAGCACCATATACTTAATACAACCAGGGTAACTTTATAAACTTTCACCGCACCGCTTCTGCTTTAATCTTCGTTAAGAATCTTTGTTAAGAACGtaacaaaagaatttttaatttaggCGTTGCTAATTCACGACCAAAATATTTAACCCTGTTTATTTTTAGGAACTATTTCATGAGTCCTGTGTCGGTAAATGCTAATCAAAGTCACCTAATATGCACCCAAACTACCCTCGGGAGCTATCATTATATATAACGATAAAGTGTGGTTTACGTAATTGCTTGACACATTCCGAACCCGACTCTTCCGAGCCCGACCTTTAATTGTCACagtatattatgataaaaaatgatattattataCTACATACGAACTTTTATCACAAAATCAAGCACATGTGGCCTAGAACGTGAACTGATTACGTACAACTTTACTGCAGCAAGATTTCATTGTATTTTTGCCTTGAATAAAAGAGTAAATTGCAATATACGgttaaataattttaacttttattttcttccaGATACTTAATTTACTCAATTAAGGTGTTTCAGCATGGACCCCAAGGGTAATTGGGTCCAGGATGTCTTACGGTGCCATCTGTGTGAGACTCCGGTCCCtcctatgtactgtgacatttgtcacatacatctgtgtaaagcctgtgtAGGGGAGCATCTCTCAGACGAATCCACAGAACACAAAGTGGTGCCATTTAAAAAGCGGGGTTCAACTACGAAATGTCAAAACCATTCCTCAAAAGTTTGTGAACTTTTCTGTAAACAATgcgacattcctatttgtgtaaAGTGTGCTTCTTCTAAAGAACACAAAGGTCATGAATTTATTGACGTGGTGGAAACACTAGAAAACCAAAAAGGAATCATACTCAATGATTTACAAGAACTAGAGAAATCCATCTATCCTAAATATCAGGAGATTGCATCTATCATCCCGGTTATGAAAGCTGATCTGAATGAAAACTCCAAGAAACTGACAAAAGCTATTGAGAAACATGAAGAAGACTTGTgcagagaaatagacaccatgATCAAGAAACTGAAATCAGATCTTAATGAAATGGACTCCAAATATCTGACTGTACTAAATAAACAGGAAAATGAAATCACCCGCACTATTTTTGAAATCAAACAGAGCATTGCTGATCTGAAGAAGTTACTAAACTCAAATGATGTCAGTCATATCTCTGCCTATAAATCCAGGAATTATGAATttagaagattgcctcctaaactcacagctaccttaccaaaatttacccctgagaaaataaacaaagaacagctttatgaacagtttggttctctgtcagcgttatctatcaaaacagaagaacatggctacacaatGGATTTTCCTATTGCAGAGTCCTCTCCCCCAGACAGACCGCTCATTAATGTACCACGGGTCATCACAGAAATAAATACCGAGTTTGGACGTAATAATCCATTACGCCTTGTGTCATGTCAGAGTGATGAAGACGTTTGGACATGTGGTATTGACAATATGATGAGACTCTACAAACTGCAGGGTGAACTAatgaagtcagtccaaaccaagtcagggaacacTCCATACTACATAGCattgacaaggagtggggatttAGTTTATACAGATGAagatgatagaactgtgaacatagtgaagaatacacatatacagacagtgatcagactacggggGTGGAGACCTCTTAGTTTCTGTTGTACCTTTTCTGGTGACATCCTGGTTGTCGTAAACAGTaataatgataaacaaacaaaggTTGTGCGTTACTTTGGCTCCAtggagaaacaaagtattcaatacaatgacaaaggacaacctctctattcaacAGGTTTCCCTAAATTCATCTGTGAAAACAGGATCCTAGATATATGTGTGTCAGAGTATGAcgcccgtgcagtagtggtggtcaaccAGGCCGGGAAACTTCGCTTTACCTACACTGGTAAAAGCTCTAGTACTACCTTGCGAAGTGCATGCGACATCGCTACAGACAGCCAGAGTCACATCCTAATAGCAGACTGTGACaaccaccgtatccacatcctggaccaggacggacagttcctccgcttcattgacaactgtcatttacaggatccatggggtttatgtgtggacaccagggACAACCTCTTTGTGACCGAGTTTTACTCGggtaaagtgaaaaaaatccaatataacaaataaaagatGTGTTGAAACCAATATATTTGCTGTGGCAGTGATTATACATGTGAGAATTAAATGAGCCTTTGTAGATAGTCTAGTATAacagatgtaaacaaactgaGTGTATATTCATATAACTTGTGTAAACAGACGGATTGTTTTGTGTACATGTGATAAGTGACagcaaaaagtttttattcattgaatgtatttcattcatttatacATGTCTGCAgatcaaaatgtttaatttataaacttaacaaaaatgaaatttgtttataCATATCTAAAATGTAAACAGATTAAATTTATTCATCACAGTATGGCATTACTTAATATGATTTACGTACTATTAAgctatttgttatatttaaggaataaggaatcattctttgagtattatgaggttatatttgcatatccattgttcttttccactgtaagtccatacggaggaactgcaattatttttctataatcgcaTTTGCTGTGTTtgaaccactatacgatacattaagtgtttttctccaactccataaaattgatgtatttagtattaaaacatgtcttataataacatttcattgattcttttaacaaatctatgtgaataaTAAAGATACATTAGAGTCTGAATGgttatttttgatgcaatagctaAATATCAAGGTcgaggctaatacagggtatttgcaagtggtaaaatgcaaatataagtaataaacaacaattttttcgtgaacatggcgttatgaaaaGCAActgccacattgctcacctgagcaacaatagacataattaaatcaaatttatggagtcatatacaaaatagatcctgtaaaaatcaattgctattaacaaaataatactcaaaaatgattccttattacttttattaatattattttaagccATTGTATGATTCAATACTcaaatatgaataagcaaaccccgctggcgcccaAATTATACGACATTTGGAGTTATTGGTTATATAGGACAAAATCGATATGTACTGATATCACGGGCAAAGATACTGGAAAAcgttaatgtaaatatatgtttataaattgTTTGCATCAATTACatgttattgtaaatttttgcatTATCAAATGCAGACCCTAAGCAACTCTGCAATACCGGTATTCAAGGGCTGATGAAAGTAAAACCAAGTTATCTTTACTTGAAGTAAAGAAAGACAAGCCTCAAAATGAAAGATCTTAGATCCTCTGCTGTTTCTGGATAATTGTTCAATCGTATATACAATATCAACTTAGGAAGGGAATTCTTTGCACTGCATACCTCATTCATTGTCTTAACAAGAGGCTCATGGgccaaatcgctcacctgagcaacaatagacataaaaaaatcaaaatggaatCATATACAATATAGATCTTATAAAAAATAGTCCCCagcttttttggcaaaatgttttgaaatttttgaaaataccaacaaattttcaatgatttttaattatcttcCTTAAAAGGACTTGGTCAAGATTTGActtaaaaagtttcaaattttatttttccagtttcaatgtttacactgataaatatagaagtttataatgctatgtcaaaatttgaatgtcaaatatcaagttataagcaagatacggagtccataattctttgttttgttaacaaagctcgaatattgtcatttttttttttacatatgtgtacatgttgtattggtgtaagtttcaattaaatgtatctttcttttgttgataattatatttatgaagatattaaattagtttaaattgattttacatgtcattttgtctaagaaatggtaattcgctacattacatttttgtaaacaactaaaagatcgactcgagctttgtttacataacaatcaattcttacctatGTATGTCGCGTGTAACTTAATTGACttcaacattcaatattttggtcaatcatttaatatgCACCAGTacaccattttatacataaaaaataaaaaaataaaatgttggatCTCAAATCGTGTGCAAGTCCCTCTAGAAGAGGGTGTGgccatttattttaataaacatgaaTCTTCTTCACTCAAACTTAATTGAAAtcggcccagtggtttttgagaagaagttgaaaacgtaaaaaagttacagacagacagatggaaaGATGGATGCTGGATAAAAAGTTATCACaaaagcttacttgagctttcagcttaggtgagctaaaaaagaaaaaaaaatactaaaacatagttaattttcattttgaataattattcaATTTCAATAACTTGGAATGtgttaatcataatttttaaacaaaggcAGTTAAGTTGCATCTTTCATACGAGTGGACTACAGTTGTATGGATCATTTAATATGGAAAGGTCTCAATATTAACTTGATTTAAAGTAATTATCTGGAAAAATGTATGCCAGTGTAACAGGTTGGGAGAAATAATTACGAACAAGACAGGAGTTcaaacccgggccccctgaatctcttgTCAGATGTTCTACCAGCTGAACTATCTGGCGCCAGTATTTGAACCGGTCtgactctcataactgcaaatgtaattgaaaattgaattgtcatttatattcaagagaaaaaaatcaagtaaattAGAGTTATCCCTCTTTCCATAAAAATCCAAGTGCTAGTTTATTGAAAgtaaattgggggggggggggggggactgcgGGTGCACAGTTTAAAATGTTATCTATATTATAAGCTCATctgagctaaaagctcaagtgagctttccTGATCATGAACTTTTTGTCTggcgtctgtctgtctgtatgtaAACCTTTTACATGTTTGTATTCATATCCAGAACCACctggccaattttaaccaaactttttaaaaaaaataatttaatgaagtGGATTcctgtttgttaaaatgaaccGACACATCCTATTTTCTAGGGGAGATTATTaagaattaatgaaaatatgttgattaaaaaaaaaatattaaaaaatcattttgccagaaaagctgaaacaaaaacagggcagagccttgtttacatgacaaagaattgcgagcactgtatcttgcttataactcaacgactgactctcaaatttcaattgattattggaaatgcattcctagagtattgtacaatgtaaataataaaaacagaaaaatagaatttgaccaaaatcgtgaccatgcccctttaaattatACAGAGGATTGACCAGACTGCTGCACGTTCATCAATGTAGCTATATGGGCTATTTTGTGAGTGTTATCTCTCATTTAGAACTTTTTTCCAATCACTGGAAAATTGTATGCCATCTGGCTccaaatattagaaaataaaactagTTTCTCCTCTATCTACTTGTACAACAATGACATACGTACACACAGTACCAGTACAGTGTGGGATTTGTTGAAGAGAGGGAGAAATGAGCTGGTGGTCTGGGTTTGGCAGGATTTTAAAACGCCTTTTTAAAGTATTCTAGCTATACTTGACATATGATTGAATCAATGAACAACAAAAACTGGTTTTTCTGCAGttaaactataatttttttttaaatattgatcacCAAAGGTTCGGGGAGGGGTGACCCCCTCTTAATTTGCTAAAGCTAAAGAAAACTAATTAAATGTATTGCTTCTCATGCACGTCGCATTGGATCAAATGTTGCAGCATTTATCAGTTTTATTGCCATATTAAAATAGGTTAATACCTTAATTTACAACTTTCAGATATAATATGAAAACCGAGTTCTTCCTCTTTGCAAATATTGTAACAACGAAATAAAGTATCTTTATGCCTAATCATACTTTATCCCCCCCTCTCGAGAACCGATAGTTTGGAGCCTAAAgcatttgtatatatttatcatttattttcaggtGTCATGCACATTAATATTTCCTCTTCCAGTGCatgttattcaatttttaaagaatatctgTGATTAAAGTTGCATGCCAAAAACTGCTACTGGTTGAAAATAGCTAAGATCAAAATGTttcgaagatttttttaaatacaagaaTCATCTGATGTACCAAAGTAATTCCAACACCTTTGTTGACATTGAACCTACATTATTAATTCAACACAAAAAACTACAAAGAAAGAGTTCTCaacattttattgtcattttctttcATTACAACATTTTAATCTTGAGTAATAATTGTCAAATCCCCATTTGTGACTTTCGTTCCCTCTCTGTCTTGCATAAGAACCAAATTTCTTTGTATACAAATTGTGAATGAAGTTCAAATGAATGAAGAAATGCCTGAATTTTCCTAGCTGTCAAATTTTATTAACGAACATTTtctaaaaaccttttttattcttaattatttcacaaaaataattttttattaaatttcaaattgtgtAACTTAATAAATGTAGCTCTTGGTGCaaggaaaaaataatgaacatttGATGAAAACATAACAATGGAATTATTCTAAAAGTAGAAGAAGTGAAAGTCTTTGAACATACCCAGCAGCAACAACAATATTACAAGAAAATTGTGTCACAGTcgtcattgaaataaaacatcaaaagaaaAGAAGAGTAGACTCACAAACTTACTGTGCTaattacaaatcaaatacaGGTGAGGGTTGCATAGTTTCATCCTTGATTAATCTTTACCTTCCCCCATCCCAAATGAAATATCTAATTTGTGATAGTTTTAAATAAAgcttttcaaaaagaaattctttaaatcagTATAACCTTGGCCAAAGCGACAAGAAAGCTTTTCTTTACTCATTTAAACTGTTTCAACTATGACCCTTCAAAAGTTACTGGTAAGTTTAttccaaaacaaaatattaatatcccataaataatgatatacactagtatttcaatttacaaattaagtgaaaaaatattGAGATCGTGTTATACACACATTtcctaaaaacaaaattaaattatgagtaAGGGAAGATTCCTTAATATGACAGTAGCACTGACAAAATGCATCAATTTCTTCTAAATCGCTGCTAGTTGTacagttttgaataaaattccactgttttaatgttcaattttaa
The window above is part of the Magallana gigas chromosome 10, xbMagGiga1.1, whole genome shotgun sequence genome. Proteins encoded here:
- the LOC136272245 gene encoding tripartite motif-containing protein 3-like produces the protein MDPKGNWVQDVLRCHLCETPVPPMYCDICHIHLCKACVGEHLSDESTEHKVVPFKKRGSTTKCQNHSSKVCELFCKQCDIPICVKCASSKEHKGHEFIDVVETLENQKGIILNDLQELEKSIYPKYQEIASIIPVMKADLNENSKKLTKAIEKHEEDLCREIDTMIKKLKSDLNEMDSKYLTVLNKQENEITRTIFEIKQSIADLKKLLNSNDVSHISAYKSRNYEFRRLPPKLTATLPKFTPEKINKEQLYEQFGSLSALSIKTEEHGYTMDFPIAESSPPDRPLINVPRVITEINTEFGRNNPLRLVSCQSDEDVWTCGIDNMMRLYKLQGELMKSVQTKSGNTPYYIALTRSGDLVYTDEDDRTVNIVKNTHIQTVIRLRGWRPLSFCCTFSGDILVVVNSNNDKQTKVVRYFGSMEKQSIQYNDKGQPLYSTGFPKFICENRILDICVSEYDARAVVVVNQAGKLRFTYTGKSSSTTLRSACDIATDSQSHILIADCDNHRIHILDQDGQFLRFIDNCHLQDPWGLCVDTRDNLFVTEFYSGKVKKIQYNK